The region GGGACCAGGCCGTCGTCCGGTCCGGCGCCCAGGTCGGCGCCGACACGATCCTGGGTCGCGGGGTCTACATCGGCCCCGGTGCCCGCCTCGGCGAGCGCTGCAAGGTGCAGAACCAGGCCCTCGTCTACGAGCCCGCGGTGCTCGGCAACGGCGTCTTCATCGGTCCCGCCGTGGTGCTGACCAATGACACCTACCCCCGCGCCGTGACGCCGGACGGGCGCCGCAAGGGCGCCGAGGACTGGGAGGCGGTCGGCGTGACGATCGAGGAGGGCGCTGCTGTCGGCGCCCGCGCCGTGTGCGTCGCACCGGTGCGCATCGGCCGCTGGGCGAGCGTCGGTGCCGGGTCGGTGGTGACCCGTGACGTGCCCGACCACGCCCTCGTGGTGGGCACCCCCGCACGACAGGTCGGGTGGGTCGGACGCAGCGGAGTGCCGCTGGTGTCCGACAACCGCGACCGGTGGATCTGCCCGGTCTCGGGCGAGGTCTACGTGGAGATCGACGGACGACTGGAGGAAGCACGATGAGCACCACCCCGCACCAGCCCATGGGGATCGCCGTGATCGGCGCCGGCTACTGGGGACCCAACCTGGTCCGCAACTTCGCTGGCTCGCCCGACTGGGACCTCAAGCTGGTCTGCGACCTCGACCTGGACCGGGCCCGCAAGGTCGCCGGCCCGCACGTCGGGGTCACCGACAGCCTCGAGCGGGTCCTCGACGACCCGGAGATCCAGGCCGTCGCGATCGCCACCCCGGCGCGCACGCACCACGGTCTCGCGCTGCAGGCCCTCCGCGCCGGCAAGCACGTGGTCGTCGAGAAGCCGCTGGCCGACAGCGTCGCCCGCGGCCGCGAGATGGTCGACCTGGCCGAGGCGCAGGGCCTGGTCCTGATGACCGACCACACGTTCTGCTACACGCCCGTCGTGCAGAAGATGCGCGACCTCGTGCAGAGCGGCGAGCTCGGCCAGATCCACTTCATCGACTCGGTGCGGATCAACCTCGGCCTCGTGCAGCCCGACATCGACGTGCTGTGGGACCTCGCGCCCCACGACCTCGCGATCCTCGACCACGTCCTGCCGGGCGGGCTGCCGAGCACCGGCATCGGCGCGACGGGTGCCGACCCGATCGGCGCGGGTCGCGCGTGCGTGGGCCACCTGACGCTCCCGCTGCCCGACGACGGCCTCGCGCACGTCCACGTCAACTGGCTCAGCCCGACCAAGATCCGCCAGATGGTGATCGGCGGGTCGCGTCGCACCCTGCTGTGGGACGACCTCAACCCGCAGCAGCGGCTGAGCGTCTTCGACCGCGGCGTCGACCTGGCCCGTACGTCGGTGGGCGGGGAGGACCCGACCGCCTCGCGCGTCTCCTACCGGCTCGGCGACACCTGGTCGCCGGCGCTGCCCGAGCGTGAGGCGCTCGGCGCGATGGTGACCGAGTTCGCCGCCGCGATCCGCGAGGGACGCCCGGCACTGACCGACGGTCGCGCCGGACTCCGGGTCCTCGAGGTGCTCGAGCAGGCCTCGCACCGGCTCGCCGAGCAGGCCGGGACGACGTACGCCGACGGGGTGATGGTGCCCGCCGGACCACCGCCGGTGCCGCAGCAGGCCGCCGCCTCGTCGGTCCTGGAGGGAGTCCGATGACCGCGCTCCAGGGGGCGACCGCCCTCGTCACGGGAGGCGCCGGGACCATCGGCTCCACGCTCGTCGACCAGCTCTTCGACGCCGGCGCCGCCGAGGTCCGGGTGCTCGACAACCTGGTCCGCGGCCGTGAGGCCAACCTCGCGCAGTCCATCGACCGCAGCGGCTTCTCGCTCGTGCGCGGCGACATCCGCGACCGCGACCTGGTCCACGACCTGACGAAGGGGTGCGACCTGGTCTTCCACCAGGCCGCCATCCGGATCACCCAATGCGCGGAGGAGCCGCGGCTCGCGCTCGAGGTGCTCGTCGACGGCTCGTTCAACGTGATCGAGGCCGCCGCCGCGACGCCCGGTGTCGACAAGATCGTCGCCGCCTCGTCGGCCTCCGTCTACGGCCTGGCCGAGGAGTTCCCGACGCCCGAGGTGCAGCACCCCTACGCCAACGACACGTTCTACGGGGCCGCCAAGACCTTCAACGAGGGCATGCTCAAGAGCTTCCGGGCGATGCAGGGGCTCGACTACGTCGCGCTGCGCTACTTCAACGTCTACGGCCCGCGGATGGACGTCCACGGCCTCTACACCGAGGTGCTGGTGCGCTGGATGGAGCGCATCGACGA is a window of Nocardioides oleivorans DNA encoding:
- a CDS encoding acyltransferase; the protein is MTLSSARPHSGARTIVAPTATVEDGARVGPGAQVWDQAVVRSGAQVGADTILGRGVYIGPGARLGERCKVQNQALVYEPAVLGNGVFIGPAVVLTNDTYPRAVTPDGRRKGAEDWEAVGVTIEEGAAVGARAVCVAPVRIGRWASVGAGSVVTRDVPDHALVVGTPARQVGWVGRSGVPLVSDNRDRWICPVSGEVYVEIDGRLEEAR
- a CDS encoding Gfo/Idh/MocA family protein; amino-acid sequence: MSTTPHQPMGIAVIGAGYWGPNLVRNFAGSPDWDLKLVCDLDLDRARKVAGPHVGVTDSLERVLDDPEIQAVAIATPARTHHGLALQALRAGKHVVVEKPLADSVARGREMVDLAEAQGLVLMTDHTFCYTPVVQKMRDLVQSGELGQIHFIDSVRINLGLVQPDIDVLWDLAPHDLAILDHVLPGGLPSTGIGATGADPIGAGRACVGHLTLPLPDDGLAHVHVNWLSPTKIRQMVIGGSRRTLLWDDLNPQQRLSVFDRGVDLARTSVGGEDPTASRVSYRLGDTWSPALPEREALGAMVTEFAAAIREGRPALTDGRAGLRVLEVLEQASHRLAEQAGTTYADGVMVPAGPPPVPQQAAASSVLEGVR
- a CDS encoding NAD-dependent epimerase/dehydratase family protein produces the protein MTALQGATALVTGGAGTIGSTLVDQLFDAGAAEVRVLDNLVRGREANLAQSIDRSGFSLVRGDIRDRDLVHDLTKGCDLVFHQAAIRITQCAEEPRLALEVLVDGSFNVIEAAAATPGVDKIVAASSASVYGLAEEFPTPEVQHPYANDTFYGAAKTFNEGMLKSFRAMQGLDYVALRYFNVYGPRMDVHGLYTEVLVRWMERIDDGLPPLIFGDGRQTMDFVFTTDIAQANVLAASSSVVEGVYNIARGEETSLLGLAETLLKVMGSDLPVEHGPERGVNGVVRRLADTCAAERDLGFVAATGLEDGLRDLVEWWRPQREEIAAGRTPQAVAS